In Clostridium thermosuccinogenes, the genomic stretch TTATTCTTTTTGTAAACCTCACTCCGACTCACATAGCCAAGGAGCCGCGCTGAATGACATCAAGCCTTCAGCGTATGGGTCTGACAGCAATACAATTGGCAGACATTTTCCTAAATCCATACAGATCCTGCATGCAGTTTGAATCATAATTTGAAGCAGAACGATGCAATGTAAGAACCTGTGATGGTTTAGAATGTTAATCACTAAAATTCTCTTTCCAGTATCATTATATAATATTCTGCAGTGATGTCAAGCTAATTTTTGAAATTTTTTTTCTTAATGAAATGCAAAATCGACATAATGTTTCAAAAAGCAACTAAAAAGAAAGATGGAATTCCCATCTTTCTTGAATATATCAGTCTTTTGAATTAATATTTCCGATGTGTTTTTAAGAATCACTTTTATTTCACATGTTTATCCAGCAGCACATTGTGAGTCTTGTCCAGATACTTTTTAATGTTCTTATACTCCATGCTGGCAACCCCGGCGAAAAGAATGTCAATTATGGTGAGCATTGCAATTCTTGAACCCATAGCACCGCTTCTTATGGTAATTTCCGGTGAGGTAAAAAACAATGCGACATCTGCATTGGCAGATAAAATGTTCTTTCCATAGCGGGTTATTGAAATAACCGAAGCATCGGTTTCCTTAACCGTATTCAGTGTATCCACAATTTCAACTGTAGTTCCTGTGTTGGATATCATCACAGCTACATCATCACTGGTAAGCATGCTCGCTGAAGTCAACTGGGAATGTCCGTCGGTATATGCATGGCATATTTTGTTGATCCTCATGAACTTCTGCTGTGCATCCTGGCATACAAGCCCCGAAGCACCTATGCCGTAAAACATAATTCTATGCGCCTTTCTGAGAAGCTCCACTGCTTTCTCTACAGAATCTCTTTCTATAACCATCAGAGTATCTTCTATAGATCTGCAATTATTCAATGAAATGTTCTTAATAATCGTATCAAGATCATCCCCGGGCTGAATATCGGTATACTCTTTTCCGCTGTCCTGCGCTCTGGAGGCAATCTCGGCAGATATGCTCACCACAAATTGCCTGTAACCTTCAAAGCCCAAGGTTTTGCATAGGCGCACCACGGAAGCATCACTGGTTTTGCTTTTCATAGCCAGCTTGCTGACTGAATAGCGAGGAACGTCCTCCGGAAAAGCCAGTACATACTCCGCCACCTTTCTTTCCGCAGGAGTAAGGCTTTCTTTGATTTCTCGCAGCTTCAGCAGTACATTGTCTATTGCGGCCATGTATTATACTTCCTTTCCCATACTCACACCGGAGTCATGCATTATAAATTTATAATTAGATTATACACTTTTGCATCAATATTTCAATGTACTTCTTCCTCTTTGAATTAATTTTTTTCCGCCCAGGCTGCGCCATTATTCAGTTATACACACTTTTCAAGGTTTCTTTATGAGTTTAACTCCTTACTGTCATCGCCAGTCCTTCAGAAAAATGGCTGTAAAGCGTTCTCAGCCGCTTAACCGGCAATTTCAGCTTCCGATTCATGGACAGCCTGTGCAACCTGAACCACTACTTCATTCTGTCTGGACAGGAGCTTTATGCCTTCGGGCAGGACAATGTCTCCCATTACGAGAGTACTACCTTCTTTCATTAATGAAACATCCACCTCTATATATTCGGGCAAATCTTTCAATATACCCTGGATCACTATTTCATTCCTGTTGATATTTAAAACCAGGTTATTTTTCAAGAGATACTCCTTTCCTTTAAACTTAAGAGGCACTTTTACTTTCACAAGCCTGTCCTCGGAAGAAGCATAAAACTCAATATGAATAGGATTTTTAATTATCGGATCCCTCTCTATGTTCTTTATGACACAGGACAGCTCGCTGTCATTAATTTTCACCTTGGTTTTGGAACCTATGAAATGGTCTTTCAAGAACCTGTTCAGTTCCTTCTCTTCGATCTGGATATCGATATTGCGTTCAACTCCTGGTCCATAGATGCTGCAGGGAACATAACCCTGTTTTCTGATTCTTTTTGCGCAATCCGTCCTTTCCATAGCTTTTAGCGAAGTAATCATAAATCAATCCCTCCTGTTTTATCCTTTGTCCTTATTCTTAATCCACATTTCAAATGCCGCTTTTGCGGCATGCGAAGGTTTTCAGCTTAAGCAATTCCGCTGTCCAAATTTTCCTTCTTCTCCATTGCTAATTTTGCACCAATATTCCCCGGCTTATTCGTCGGCTCCGGATATTTTTTAAGTATGATGTTATATATGTATAGCAGCTAATAACATTCACAAAATTGCATCTGTTTACATAACATTATTATGTACGGAGGTGTTATTTATGCATTCACATTCCTTTTCAGGTTATACTTCATATAATAATGGCCATAGGCATTATTATATGGGAATGACAAGCATCAGTCCTGATGTTCCGGGACATATTCATTATATGGCCGGATATACCTCTTTTGATGACGGCCACACTCATGCCTACCGGTCTGCCACCGGACCGGCCATATATATTGGCAGCATGCACTACCATGGGTACAGAGGAACGACCGGGATAGCAGATCGGCACACCCATAACTATGATGGAAGAACATCATCTTACTATGGAATGCACTAGAAAATCCTCCTCCAAAGGAATGAACAGTATATAAAAATAGCTGCTCATCAAGAGCAGCTATTTTGTTTTGGGTTAGTTTATTGATCAGAATAAATGATTGCTATTTTCGAAAGGAGTCAAGGCACACAATATTTCGCTTATTTTGTTTATATTAAAGAGTTTGCTTGTAATTGTGCAATCATTTCAAACAAGCCATTCCGTCGATTATATAAATCAGGCAATTTCATCCTCCGATTCATGGGCAGCCACAGCAGCCTGAACCACTATTTCATCCTTCCTGGACAGGAGCCTGATGCCTTCCGGCAGAGCAATATCCCCCATTGCAATTGTGCTGCCGTCTTCCATCGACGAAACATCTACCTCTATAAATTCAGGCAGATCTTTCAATATACCCTGGATCTCTACTTCATTCCTGTTGATGTTCAAAACCAGGTTATTTTTCAAGAGCAGTTCCTTTCCTTTAAACTTAAGAGGCACTTTTACTTTTACAAGCTTGTCTTCGGAGGAAGCATAAAATTCAATATGAATAGGCCTTTTGTTTATCGAATCCCGGTCTATGCTCTTTATGACGCAGGGCAGCTCGCTGTCATTAATTTTCACCTTGGTTTTGGAGCCTATGGAATGGCTTTTCAGGAACTTGTTCACTTCCTTCTCTTCGATTTGAATTTCAAGATTGTGTTCAACTCCTGGTCCATAAATACTGCAAGGAACGTAACCTTGCTTTCTGACCTTTTTTGCGCATTCCTTCCTTTCCATAGCTTTTAACAAAGTAATCATAGATTGATCCCCCCCATTTCATCCTTTGTCCTTGATTTTATTCAAATTCTCAACAC encodes the following:
- a CDS encoding MurR/RpiR family transcriptional regulator, whose protein sequence is MAAIDNVLLKLREIKESLTPAERKVAEYVLAFPEDVPRYSVSKLAMKSKTSDASVVRLCKTLGFEGYRQFVVSISAEIASRAQDSGKEYTDIQPGDDLDTIIKNISLNNCRSIEDTLMVIERDSVEKAVELLRKAHRIMFYGIGASGLVCQDAQQKFMRINKICHAYTDGHSQLTSASMLTSDDVAVMISNTGTTVEIVDTLNTVKETDASVISITRYGKNILSANADVALFFTSPEITIRSGAMGSRIAMLTIIDILFAGVASMEYKNIKKYLDKTHNVLLDKHVK
- a CDS encoding 50S ribosomal protein L25, which gives rise to MITSLKAMERTDCAKRIRKQGYVPCSIYGPGVERNIDIQIEEKELNRFLKDHFIGSKTKVKINDSELSCVIKNIERDPIIKNPIHIEFYASSEDRLVKVKVPLKFKGKEYLLKNNLVLNINRNEIVIQGILKDLPEYIEVDVSLMKEGSTLVMGDIVLPEGIKLLSRQNEVVVQVAQAVHESEAEIAG
- a CDS encoding YmaF family protein; translation: MASVYITLLCTEVLFMHSHSFSGYTSYNNGHRHYYMGMTSISPDVPGHIHYMAGYTSFDDGHTHAYRSATGPAIYIGSMHYHGYRGTTGIADRHTHNYDGRTSSYYGMH
- a CDS encoding 50S ribosomal protein L25, whose product is MITLLKAMERKECAKKVRKQGYVPCSIYGPGVEHNLEIQIEEKEVNKFLKSHSIGSKTKVKINDSELPCVIKSIDRDSINKRPIHIEFYASSEDKLVKVKVPLKFKGKELLLKNNLVLNINRNEVEIQGILKDLPEFIEVDVSSMEDGSTIAMGDIALPEGIRLLSRKDEIVVQAAVAAHESEDEIA